Proteins encoded within one genomic window of Anaerolineales bacterium:
- a CDS encoding CPBP family intramembrane metalloprotease has translation MRLSKGVVAYLVLSFGLAWGLWEAAFRLGLSPADPLFQLAILPGAFAPAVAALIVRAGVTREGFGDAGLRPNLRRTWRYYLLGWLYPLLGVAVLAALALGLGIARPDLSLQRAATALLGEAAQPIPDLLVLLLPAQLLLNALLATPLLWGEEFGWRGYLQLRLYPGKPLRAAAATGVIWGLWHLPINLRGYNFAGQPLAGMMVFTVSTVLLSIIFGWLQQRTGSVWAPSLAHAATNAVGGSLTLLLFYGSGYPLMIAYVGILGWVPLGALAAWIAWRGYPRSVRVEG, from the coding sequence ATGCGCCTGAGCAAGGGAGTTGTCGCCTATCTGGTCTTGAGCTTCGGCCTCGCCTGGGGGCTGTGGGAGGCCGCTTTCCGGCTGGGGCTGTCTCCGGCTGACCCCCTCTTTCAGCTGGCTATCCTGCCGGGGGCCTTCGCCCCAGCGGTAGCGGCCCTGATTGTGCGGGCGGGGGTCACCCGGGAGGGATTCGGCGATGCCGGGCTCCGCCCCAATCTGCGCCGCACCTGGCGCTACTACCTGCTGGGCTGGCTGTATCCGCTGCTGGGGGTGGCCGTGCTTGCGGCGCTGGCGCTCGGGTTGGGGATCGCCCGCCCCGACCTCAGCCTGCAGCGGGCGGCCACTGCCTTGCTCGGTGAGGCCGCCCAACCGATCCCCGACCTGCTCGTGCTCCTGCTGCCGGCCCAGCTCCTGCTCAACGCCCTGTTGGCGACCCCGCTGCTTTGGGGGGAGGAGTTCGGCTGGCGGGGCTACCTTCAGTTGCGCCTGTACCCGGGGAAACCGCTGCGGGCGGCCGCCGCCACGGGCGTGATTTGGGGTCTGTGGCACCTGCCGATAAACCTGCGCGGCTACAACTTCGCCGGGCAACCTCTGGCGGGGATGATGGTCTTCACCGTCAGCACCGTCTTGCTGTCGATCATCTTCGGTTGGCTGCAGCAGCGGACAGGATCGGTCTGGGCCCCCAGCCTGGCCCATGCCGCCACCAACGCCGTCGGGGGATCACTGACCCTGCTGCTGTTCTACGGCAGCGGCTATCCGCTGATGATCGCCTACGTCGGCATCCTGGGCTGGGTTCCCCTGGGGGCGCTGGCGGCGTGGATCGCCTGGCGCGGCTATCCCCGATCGGTCAGGGTTGAGGGTTGA
- a CDS encoding methyltransferase domain-containing protein, translating to MATSPALRGRRIRRAISLGAAAAGRIGLQSEPTHAVLREQPLADSPPPICSYEGSDYQRTFWEQGGRAYEDAVEAIALRRLLPAGGARLLDVGAGAGRNAPRYAGFEQVVLLDYSRTMLEQAQARLGLEDCYLFVAADAYRLPFAPGLFDAACMVRVLHHMADPQAVLRQVSLVLGPQAAFVLEFANKRNLKAIGRWLLRRQAWNPFSPDPIEFLPLHFDFHPRAVAGWLVNFGLSVERTLTVSHFRSGLLKRVVPLSWLVRLDAWAQLTGGLWQLAPSVFLRARAGEAHAQRPGAAFWRCPVCESLEFTRTEAGWVCAGCKAVWEVRGGIHDFRQPLSGVVDRRL from the coding sequence GTGGCCACAAGTCCAGCCCTCCGAGGAAGGCGGATCCGGCGGGCAATCTCCCTGGGCGCAGCGGCTGCAGGTAGAATCGGCCTGCAGAGCGAGCCCACCCACGCCGTCCTGCGGGAGCAGCCCTTGGCCGATAGCCCACCCCCGATCTGCAGCTACGAAGGGTCCGACTATCAGCGGACCTTTTGGGAGCAAGGGGGGCGTGCCTACGAAGACGCGGTGGAAGCCATCGCCCTACGGCGCCTGCTGCCGGCGGGCGGCGCTCGGTTGCTCGACGTCGGTGCCGGCGCCGGGCGCAACGCACCCCGCTACGCCGGATTCGAGCAGGTGGTGCTGCTCGACTACTCGCGCACCATGCTCGAGCAGGCCCAGGCCCGACTAGGCCTCGAGGATTGCTACTTGTTTGTTGCCGCCGATGCCTACCGCCTGCCGTTCGCGCCCGGGCTGTTCGACGCGGCCTGCATGGTGCGGGTGCTGCACCACATGGCCGACCCCCAGGCCGTGCTGCGTCAGGTGTCGCTTGTGCTCGGTCCGCAGGCGGCGTTTGTGCTGGAGTTCGCCAACAAGCGCAACCTGAAAGCCATCGGGCGTTGGCTACTGCGGCGCCAGGCGTGGAACCCCTTCTCGCCGGATCCGATCGAGTTCCTGCCACTGCACTTCGACTTCCATCCGCGGGCGGTCGCCGGCTGGCTCGTCAATTTTGGTCTGAGCGTGGAGCGGACACTGACCGTCTCCCATTTCCGCTCCGGGCTGCTCAAACGGGTGGTGCCTTTGTCGTGGCTGGTGCGCCTCGATGCCTGGGCTCAACTCACCGGCGGGCTGTGGCAGCTCGCGCCGAGCGTCTTCCTGCGGGCTCGCGCCGGGGAGGCCCACGCCCAGAGGCCGGGCGCGGCCTTCTGGCGCTGTCCCGTTTGCGAGTCGCTGGAGTTCACCCGGACAGAGGCCGGATGGGTGTGCGCCGGCTGCAAGGCGGTCTGGGAGGTGCGCGGCGGCATCCATGATTTCCGCCAGCCGCTCTCCGGCGTCGTGGACCGCAGGCTATAA